The genomic interval ccaagacctcagaaagaaaatggtagacctccacaagtctagttcatccttgggagcaatttccaaagacctgaaggtaccgcgttcatctgtacaaacaatagtatgcaagtataaacaccatgggaccacacagctatcataccgctcaggaaggagacgcgttctgtctcctagagttgaacgtactttggtgcgaaaagtgcaaatcaatcccagaacaacagcaaaggaccttgtgaagatgctggaggaaacaggtacaaaagtatctatgtccacagtgaaacgagtcctatatcaacataacctgaaaggctgctcagcaaggaggaagccactgctccaaaaccaccataaaaaagccagactatgttttgcaactgcacatggggacaaagatcgtactttttggagaaatgtcctctggtctgatgaaacaaaaatagaactatttggccataatgaccatcgtcatgtttagaggaaaaatagggaggcttgcaagccgaagaataccatcccgaccatgaagcacgggggtcgcagcatcatgttgtgggggtgctttgctgcaggagggactgctgcacttcacaaaatagatggcagaatgaggtaggaaaattatgtggatatattgaagcagcatctcaagacatcagtccggaagttaaagcttggtcgcatatgggtcttccaaatggacaatgaccccaagcatacttccaaattctggcaaaatggcttaaggacaacaaagtcaaggtattcgaatggccatcacaaagccctgacctcaatcctatagaaaatgtgtgggcagaactgaaaaagcacatgcgagcaaggaggcctacaaacctgacccagttacaccagctctgtcaggaggaatgggccaaaattcacccaacttattatgggaagcttgtggaaggctacccgaaacgtttgacccaagttaaacaatttaaaggcaatgctaccaaatactaattgagtgtatgtaaacttctgactcactgggaatgtgatgaaagaaataaaagctgaaataaataattttctctactattattctgacatttcacattcttaaaaaaaagtggtgatcctaactgacctaaaacagcaattttttactaggattaaatgtcaggaattgtggaaaaatgagtttaaatgtatttggctaaggtgtatgtaaacttccgacttcaactgtacgtaacttaatcagatctgggttcaaatactacagtggaaagaaaaagtatgtgaaccctttggaattacctggatgtcTGCAGAAATTTGTCATAAaatgttatctgatcttcatcttagtcacaacaatagacaaacacagtgtgcttcagaatattgctgaactgaaacagttttgtaaagatgaatggtccaaaaattcctcctgaccgctgTGCAGgtctacagaaaacatttggttgagtttattgctgccaaaggagggtcaaccagttattaaatccaacatttcacatacttttcccaccctatactgtgaatgtttacacggtgagttcaataaagacatgacaacatataattgtttgtgttattagtttaaacagactgtgtttgtctgttgttgtgacttagatgaagatcagatccaattttatgaccaatttatgcagaaatccaggtaattccaaacggctcacatactttttcttgccactgtatttaAAATATTTCAATTAATTGCTCATACATTCGAAGTAttctgatcttttatttcaaaagATAAGTAGTtgaatttttttatatatttggaaatacacttaAAGCATTTGAAAAACTCAAATATACTCTCATGAATTTACATAAGAATTTAAAAATACTGTCAAATAATACAATTTGGCAGACTATTTGGCTTTTACAAATAACCActcaaatacaaaaataaaagttCTTGTTTTGGGCTGTGTATTTGAAAAAGTGTTTTATATACCAGACACTCAAATATCCTGTACATGTATTTGAACACAGGTCTGCACTTAAATGTAGCATTTGCATGTAAATACACAaatctgtattgtattgtagtataCTGCATCATATtctattgtatttgttgtttCTTTGTGATTGCATTTGAAATCCTCAACTGTTATTTTTTCTGAAGACAGATTCCAATTCTTCTTTCTCTGTTAGACCCTCCAGGCCCTATTAGTCTACTGAGGTCAGTCAGTTGCTATTGTAACCATCACATCCATAATCTCAGTGGTGAGTAGCCACTGAGCTGTTGTCAACTCGCAGATGGCAGATGGCAGTcctcacaaacacatacagtgccCACCAGAgcacacacatagcctacataagaTTCAGGCAGAAATCAATACTGACCAAAAAAGACACAATTATTGTCATAAAGCTAATTATTTACATtcctttatttgtttattttacaaCTCCGTTTTAGGATCAGGTTCTCCTGCCTGCTTCACCTCCTAAAAAGATGAAAAAAGTTTTTGAGAAGCAATATAGATACATTAAATGGAGGCCACACAGTATAATTTATTGCCTCTTTCTACATATTATCAAAGCCACTGAAACGTATACTGCGCCATAGatatgggttcaaatagtatttgttttctttcaaatacgtATTTACCTGCTCttaattgagcttgcctggcacaatggaaccaatagaatagtccaaaaagtgcaaaccctgtccatctggcactccaggcaggctcaatcaaaccTCAAAGGCATTTGAAAGAGAACCAATACTATTTGAACTCAGGTTTGTTTTGACCTCTGACCTTGAGATTGCCTAGTATGAGTGACTGGCAGAATTCCCGCACACGCTCGGTGGAGATCTCTCCCTCGGGCATGAGCCACTTCATATCTGAGTCGCCGTCGTAAATGGGAAGGTCACGTGAAGTCAGGCCGAAGTAGCCCAGAGATTTCTCATTGGACCTCACCCCGTGTACCAGCACAAACAGGAACTGTGGCAAATAAATCATGGTAATATTCAGTAGAGCACACTGTAGCAAATACGTTTGACAACAGAAACTAAAACTAAAATCTGTGATTTTATTGACGAGTAGTTCAATATATATATGAATTTTGTTGATGGGCAGTTCCTTATCTCCTGCATTTGGTAAGGGTTTTCTCAGTTCACAGAGCAGTTCAAAACATCTGACTCCAATGATCCAATTTACATATTAAATTCAAGATTCAATTAAATAGTTGATTCAAAAGAACCGATTCCAAATAGGGGATTAGGGACATTATCTCAAGATTTGAATCAAATGGCCGATATAACAGAGGTTTTGTTCAGTCGCTCTTTTCAGGTCCAGTTGCTGCTTGCCTGCTCTCACCTCGCCAACAAATTCTGGGGCCAGAGCTCCTAGTCGGTCCTTGAGCTCTTTATAGTCACCACTCCCTCTGTTGATGAAGAGCAGGAGGTGTGCCTTCACCTCAGACTGGAACAGACCCACTGCTgtctgagaagagaggagagagagagagctataggaAATAGATATCAACACAAGCATGTGACAGTACATTAACTGTCTGTAGGTATAGTCTGGTTATATGACTGAACATGAAAGGCTAATAATACAAAGATGTGATGGCAAGGTGTAATCATGACAAGGCTGGTATAACTGTTAATAGGTGCTGTTGTATAGAGTAGTGTGTAAGGTGTAGATGAACAGTGCTGTGGTCAGTGACTACCACTTGGTTGTACTCGGTGATGTAGCGAAGCTCGTTCATGGTGATAAAGCGAGCAAGGCCGTCCGCCTCCACTTTCTTGGTCTCAGAGAGCTGAAGGTTGTCTTGGTGGTTATCTGCCTGAACACACACATAGATCACATTTTTCAGTTGATATTTTTTCATAAATTTGTTGTCAAAGTTGTTGTAACGGGAGCCAAGCAGGTGATTTCTGATGGACAAAGTGAAAGGTGTGGTGTAGTAGTTTACCTTTCTGAAGATGGCGATAGCGTCAGACACGATGCTGAGTTTGGCCCATGCCTCCTTATCGCTGTACAGAGCCACAGGGATATGCTTCACAGTCTTAGCTGCCTCCACAAGCTCCTTGTAGCCAAAAGTCTCCTCTGAgggagtctgagagagagagggaaagagatggcgagagagagggggcagacagagagggagagagaatgttcGAGTCTAATAACACTCACTACAGTGATATACTATTGAAGTCTGTTTTTGAGATTCAAATGGCCACTTAGCCCAAGTGAATTTCAGTGAATAATATTTTGGTCCCTTGTATTTGTCATACAATCATCCTCAAAGAATGTCTTGAAATAATATTTTGGTCCCCAACAGGTACACGGCAGTCCACCATTTAACATTCACTCAATATATACCAAAGTAACAAATATTTAACAAGGTTTCAATGTTTTGTATTGCAACAGTTATTAAATACAATGACATCCAATTTTTAGGGAATTATTACAGttttctcaattgctaaaacacaattTCAGAAACCTTGCTCCATTTCCTGAAAACATTAAACCCAAAACCTCATCTTCAAGCACTATTTACATAACCTCTGACACCTCTCGCAAAATGAAACATTCGCCTCAAAACAGTTTTACCTGTGTTCAAAATCAAACACTGCTCTCAAATCATAAACAAAGTGATCAAAATGATATACACTCTCAAGCAGTCAGTAAACAATACACCGaaaaatagaaaacacattgttcaaaacatacaattctcagggagaagtacatttttaatctaaaaaaatattcatatttttccGTCATTGTCTTTTGATGACATGTTATATAAAACATGTTACATCAAAGTAGCTCAAAATTGATCTGAAATTACTACTCTGCTTTGCTCTTtgcaattttgttttttgttcttcctcctccttgtacccctatttttacagtactgtaccctgcatctcacaaacttgtcctttgtctctgtgatactgtaattCTTCTTCTTTGTTGATATGAACCAGCAACCAGTCAAAATCTATTGAGCAGTCAGTACTGTTAATAAATGGAAAGCACAATGTTCAGGGCCATACAATTTGTCCattgtacagtatacagcctaCAATGCACTGTACTACAGTATACAATACTAAAAGGGCCAAAAATCAAAGGAGTAAACATGTGatcaatgtgcttcttcttgtctttgggcTGGGTCAGGCCAGAGCACTTCGTCGACATCACAAGCAATATTGTCCCTCCTGAGGCAACGGGGGAAGAAGCCTCTTGTGTGCCGTATCCAGCCCTGACATGATTCCTCACCTATATCACCACAGGCTAAATCCATGGCTTGCAGCAGATTTACTCTGGTGTAGGGTTGTCTATCATACACTTTCCATCTCCAAGAGGAGAAAAAATCCTCAATCGGATTCAGGAAAGGcgagtatggagggaggtacaagttcataaactgcccattgatgttaaaccattcccttacctgagcagctcggtggaaactgacgttaaatcaattttgagtggttgtgttcaatcaatgacatgtgttctctatttgtatttgattgttgccacttgtgtttaccagtatggatgacatgtgcattagagtgcagaatgtgttttgagaatgagaatgtgtttagagttttgctgAAAAGTCTACGTGAGATCTGCAAATTGTGTTTTACCATGCGAAATGGTTTAAGGTATTGACAACAGACTGCATAATTAGCTAAATGAGTCCAGGCAACTGAGAACTGTCTTCAGCCAATGGATTTtagtgttttagcaattgagaaaaactgtaatccTAGGTTTATGACTTTAGGGATTGTTTCCTAGAGACTGTGCTTCGACAAATGCATTGATGGGTCTTGGATTTTTAAACTGGGTATCTCTAAAAcgctttgtgacaactgctgatgcaaAAAAAGGCTTTTAAGAAATACATATGGTTGATTGACAgatttttattattataaatataatATAACAATATTATTATTACCATCATAATCTTTACTAATATCATGTTACAGGTGAGACATACCCAGAAATGTCAACATCTTGGCAAGTGCTCAAATCTGTACAGCAGCCCCAGACAATCACGTACAGTAGCTCCAACTTACAAGAATGGGTTTACAAGGCAGTGATGAAAACAGTTTATATGAGAGCTAATTAAAACATACAATGATATATATTTGATACAATTACCCATTCAAAACTGTTGTTACAAAATCACTTCTCATTGTGTTCATTTCAAACCTTGAATAATATAATCTGTATACATGTCATTCTATACTGAAAACAGGTACATTGTGAAAGATTtttgatgatgttgatgtgataacACATTTTTTATTCATCTCTCAATTTAGGATAATATCGTTTATTTTTACTTAACTTAAATTGTATTATTTATGTTGTCTCATACCATGATAATACACTACCAAGAAAATGTGGAATTAAACCCATAACAGTTGTGTGTCTTTTTGGATCAAGACTTGATCAAGAATACCAATACGCATGATCAGATCCTCTTTCCTATGCCGGCACCATATAATGCACAGCCACATGCAAATCCATAAACTCCACCAATAAAACATTGAAAACCTTAACATGACTACTGGCAATGTCATTATTTTAGTCACCATCCATCAATTGTTGAATTGTGTTATTTTTCTTTGTACATGTACCGAGCTTCCAAGGGCTGGAGCCAATCAACGTAGTAAATTAAAAAGACCCAAATAAAAGGTATTTGAAAAAATGTGGTCAAAGTATAAAActttgctgtttttttgttttgttttttgttttgttacaacAACCAAGTTTTCCTAACATTTGCCATAACTAGTAAGCCTTACATCCTGAATGAATATGAGCTCCCAAATATGTACCTGGGAACACATGGGAGgggtggtgtcacgccctgaccgtagagatcctttttatgtctctattttggttggtcagggcgtgaggttgggtgggcattctatgtctggtgttctatgttgtccttgttttgtatttctatgtgtttggcctgatatggttctcaatcagaggcagctgtctatcgttgtctctgattgagaaccatacttaggtagcctgttcccacctgtgtttgtgggtggttgtttagtgttttgtgtgttcaccttacaggactgttcgtttgtcgtttttgttgtttcggCAAGTGTTTCGTTTTTTATTAAAggtaatatgaacacttaccacgctgcaccttggtcctcttctctttctcccgaCTACGGGCGTTACAGGTGGGACCACATGCACTTTTAAGTAATTGAGCTAAGAACAaaatgtctatattgtaattaaaATCATAGACCCACAAGAGAACACATGACCAAAGCAAAGCGTGAGCCATATATAATTAAAACAACAGTATTCTTAATGAGAAATATAATCTAATAAATGTTTGCATAACGAAAGACAGGAAACTGTCTCCAACATTGTATTTAGCTGTGTATAAAACTTTCATAttggcagtaaggtcattgagaATAGCAATAGACAATAGTTCTTGTGGGAGGTTTAGGGATAAATATAGTGAAGGATCATGAATGTTAAAGATTTGATCACAGTGGGGCTTTTGAAAGAGGGGGACTAGAACCCCAAAGTAATAGTGGTAAGAAAGATCATAAAGGTCATTTCAGATTCAGGTTTAGGGTGGTAATAACTTCTTGGAAACCACTATTCACACTATGTGGATTATAAACATGTCCAGACATAGAGAACCATCACATCAAGAAGGTGTAACAGTGATGAATGGCTATTCAATGTACAACAGTATTATTCTGTAACAAGCAATAGGTATTAAATATGTTTACATACATCCATGACTGAATGGTTTCACAAATGCCTTTAGAGGTTTTGTAAGTAAGTTGAAACAGGCCTCATTCAGCAGTCTGAATTAACCTAGAGACACCAAAACATCACTGTTTAGAGAAGCTTGGAGATTATTCCACAAGTAAGGGGCAAAGAGCTGATTTACCGAACTCTGTACAGACCAAAGGGATTTCCAGAGTTAGCAATCCCTGACACTGTGTATGATAACTGTGACTCGTACATCTAATGGTTATTGTAAATGTTAGCTAGAGAGGGAGTTTACAGTATGTGAAAGAGCTTTATAAAGGCAAAGAGAGCAACGAATTGACCTACGTGACCTCAAAGAGGGTCGCCTACTTTACGATAGAGAATGCAGGGATGTGTACTGAACCTGCACCCATAATAAAACAAAGTGCTCTAGGGTCAAATGCATCTAAaggctttaatgaagtggcagctgcattcatatagatGATTTTGCAATAGTCTAGTTATCTGCTTTGTACTATTAAGCAAGAGGCCTgacctatttctatagaagaagcccatttTTATATTCAGCATCTTAattaactaactcatcaatatgttttttaaaaagacaACTTAACGTATATACTGATAGACCGTACGAGGTACGTACACTTCAATCGTTAAAATCATTTTTGTGTACTCTAGAAaacaacatatacttagttttCCATGTATTCAATAATAATTTAAGGGCAATAAAGGTTTTCTGCAAAATAATGAAAGCGTAACGTAGTTCAGATAGAGCATGATCAGCAGGGCGGGCGATACAGGTGCAGGTAAAACtttttcatcaaatcaaatgtatttt from Salvelinus alpinus chromosome 2, SLU_Salpinus.1, whole genome shotgun sequence carries:
- the LOC139541364 gene encoding endoplasmic reticulum resident protein 27-like, with product MAEEMCIVPCFREQPIGRPRKKRSLFGYEGEDEPVTDPQQKFETRTFSLPLCLPPLSRHLFPSLSQTPSEETFGYKELVEAAKTVKHIPVALYSDKEAWAKLSIVSDAIAIFRKADNHQDNLQLSETKKVEADGLARFITMNELRYITEYNQVTAVGLFQSEVKAHLLLFINRGSGDYKELKDRLGALAPEFVGEFLFVLVHGVRSNEKSLGYFGLTSRDLPIYDGDSDMKWLMPEGEISTERVREFCQSLILGNLKEVKQAGEPDPKTEL